A part of Stegostoma tigrinum isolate sSteTig4 chromosome 6, sSteTig4.hap1, whole genome shotgun sequence genomic DNA contains:
- the zic2a gene encoding zinc finger protein ZIC 2a — protein sequence MLLDAGPQFPSLGVGTFARHHHHHHHSGADMSDRDLGLSQNSFVDSPHMGAFKLNGGVHHDLSSPGQSSAFSSQATAGPGYAAALAPHAAHVSSYSGAAFNSTREFLFRSRGFSESSPGSSQHGIFGPNPGSLHSEPPGHLLFPGIHEQGGSHSSPNAHVLNGQMRLGLPGEVFGRSDQCPRTDPYSAAQLHHPNYSHMNMNMSMNMAAHHHHGPGAFFRYMRQPIKQELICKWVDPEQMSNPKKSCNKTFSTMHELVTHVTVEHVGGPEQTNHVCFWEDCTRDGKPFKAKYKLVNHIRVHTGEKPFPCPFPGCGKVFARSENLKIHKRTHTGEKPFKCEFESCDRRFANSSDRKKHMHVHTSDKPYLCKMCDKSYTHPSSLRKHMKVHESSQGSESSPAASSGYESSTPPVLVSPSTDPQNSNNLSPASSAVHTNAGIPSNFNEWYV from the exons ATGTTGCTCGATGCGGGACCCCAGTTCCCGAGCCTCGGGGTGGGCACATTCGCCAggcaccatcatcaccatcaccattctGGCGCTGATATGTCCGACCGGGACCTCGGCTTGTCTCAGAACAGTTTCGTCGACTCGCCTCACATGGGAGCTTTCAAACTGAACGGCGGAGTCCACCACGACCTGTCGTCCCCGGGTCAGAGCTCGGCTTTCAGCTCGCAAGCGACAGCCGGGCCGGGCTACGCTGCCGCTTTGGCTCCTCACGCCGCTCATGTGAGCTCATACTCGGGCGCCGCTTTCAACTCCACCCGGGAGTTTCTGTTCCGGAGCCGCGGCTTCAGTGAGTCGAGCCCTGGCTCCAGCCAGCACGGGATCTTCGGGCCGAACCCGGGCAGCCTTCACTCCGAGCCTCCGGGACATCTCCTTTTCCCCGGGATTCATGAACAAGGAGGTTCCCACTCGTCTCCCAACGCGCACGTCCTCAACGGCCAGATGCGCCTGGGTCTACCCGGGGAGGTGTTCGGCCGCTCGGATCAGTGTCCCAGGACTGACCCTTACTCTGCGGCTCAGCTCCACCACCCCAACTACAGCCACATGAACATGAATATGAGCATGAatatggcagctcaccaccatcacgGCCCCGGAGCTTTCTTCAGGTATATGAGGCAGCCCATCAAACAGGAGCTGATCTGCAAGTGGGTCGACCCCGAGCAGATGAGCAACCCCAAGAAATCTTGTAATAAAACTTTCAGCACCATGCATGAGCTGGTCACCCATGTCACGGTGGAGCACGTCGGAGGACCTGAGCAGACCAACCATGTCTGTTTCTGGGAGGACTGCACCCGGGACGGCAAACCTTTCAAAGCCAAATACAAACTGGTGAACCACATCAGGGTCCACACGGGAGAGAAACCGTTCCCCTGCCCTTTCCCCGGCTGCGGAAAAGTTTTCGCCAGGTCGGAGAACTTAAAGATCCACAAACGCACCCATACAg GTGAAAAGCCATTTAAGTGCGAGTTTGAGAGCTGCGATAGGCGCTTCGCCAACAGCAGCGACAGAAAGAAGCACATGCATGTGCACACTTCAGACAAACCCTATCTGTGCAAAATGTGTGACAAGTCCTACACACACCCCAGCTCTCTAAGGAAACATATGAAG GTGCACGAATCGTCACAAGGTTCGGAGTCCTCACCGGCAGCCAGCTCTGGTTATGAATCGTCTACTCCTCCGGTCCTGGTTTCTCCGTCCACCGACCCCCAAAACAGCAATAATTTATCTCCTGCCTCGTCTGCGGTGCACACTAACGCCGGCATTCCTTCCAACTTCAATGAATGGTACGTTTAA